The Coffea arabica cultivar ET-39 chromosome 9c, Coffea Arabica ET-39 HiFi, whole genome shotgun sequence nucleotide sequence TGCTCAATTGTTTAGAAATTCTTGTTTAGTAATCTTCTTGCTGAAGTATATTCTCATTGCTTTGGTGGCTTCTTGCTGAAGTGCATGCTGCTTTAATAATCACAATTGGGTGCTTCTGTAAATCAGCTTTTACCATTTCTacgattaaataaataaaacaagctAAAAGACAAAGCTGAAAGCAGGTGAACACAACTCAAGATTAATTCCTAAGCCCAATTTGGGATTTGTAATGGTTTGTACTAAGTAGTTTTGCTACTGGATTTCTCAGTGAAGTGCTTAATGTGGGTGTTCGGGATATTACTTGCACTAGGTACTTATTTTTACTTACTAGTCTTTGGTTTTAATTCTTAATAACTGATTCTATGCATAGTCGTATTCTTAATGTTGCAGTAAAATAGTGAAACTTTATGTTTAATTTCTTAAACTGAATAGTTATctcaaacctacaaaatattaGTTTGTGCAAAAAGTTCTGCTGATTAAAGTGCTCTAGTCCTAGAATTATCGGAAGATGATCATCAGACACCCTCAAAATGCTTAGTTTCATAAAAAAAGCTTCTTAAAAGGACTGCTGCAACTCCAGCTGAATTTAAGCTGTCGAGACAAGCCCATGGAGACTTAGAAGCAGCTATTAGAAAAACTTTTTTACTTCAATTTCTATGCTGTGTAATGTTCTTTCTTTTCAGGAGAGTAATGCGTCTGGGGATGACTTTGGTGACATTGATTGGAATACTGAAGATGAACTAGAAATTTCAGAAATACCAATTTCTACTTCGAACTTGCCCACTCCTGGTGGTGTGACAATTGTTTGCAATGGCGAGGTATATGCTTTAAACTTTTCCATTGATAGTAGAGTTAATAAAcacttcttttgttgttttcgGGTACAAAGTGATAAATAATTGTGTGAATTGTATTAACGGCTGTGGCACAACATAATTATTTATCGTATTATTTTATGCCCAACCTTAATAATCTTACCTCCTATTTGTCCATAGGAAAGCTCATCTGCTCATTcttccaattccaagttgattCAGCATTTCGTGGGGATGGGATTTCCAGATAAATTGGTGGTCAAAGCAATTGAAGAAATTGGTATCTacatttctattccatgtagagaATCATGTTCATCTTTCAAAGTTTTGCTAGTGACATTGTTTATTAAATGCACAGGAGAAGGCAGTTCCGAAGGGAAAATACTAGATACGGTTCTTACATACTTGGTGAGTGATGTCAGTACCATTGAGACTTACTACTCATTGCTTCATCATGTTTATCGTAGGTTACAGTCTTTGGGTGGGTGCGTGCTGTGTCAGCACATCTCTGTGCCTGCTTATTTTTCTTGTCTTCCACATCAATCTTGATTGTTACACATGATTAGGAGGAGCAAATTCTGGGAGAAGTATTTGTTTAATGTAAACTTTACCACGTCAGATGCATCTGCAGCTATATAAGAATCATGGTTTGGCTATTCAGCATGCAAGGCATCAATTTTGCAAACTGATTGGCTCCCCTGCTAATATCTGTTTGTGGTATAGAAGTATTACAAATTGCTTGATTGCATCTGACATAGTCTACTTTGAAGTGATTTAATGTTGTACGTGGTTAGATTGAACAgtgttttttaaaaataatctgTTTGCTACAAAGACCTGTGTGTTTCTCATACTGCTTGCTTAAATTTCTCATCTAAGTACCCAAATATTCAAtccatgaaaaataattttcattcaTTACTTTAGATACTTGTGTCCGTATACTGTAGATTTTCTGtcgttttctttatttctttctgGTGACTGATGCATGtcatgatttaaaaaatattacttTTATAGTTTTGGTATTTCTATGTCTCTCTGCTTTGAGTTTTTACATGATTATTCTTTTACCAATTTTCTTGTGATGCTTGGTTCTGTGCCTTTCTCCCTCTAATGGTAATGCTAGCAGCTACTTCTGGTGCGTACACTCTTATTCCTTTTCATTGGAATGAGAGTTTAAGACCATTAAGGCATTCTTTCTTTCATATGTAGGATCTTTTATTACAGAGGTATGTTGTTTGGTGCTCTTTGTCCAACAATGATGAAAGGCAACTAGTTTGAAATTTATAAAACCATGAATATGCAACTTGTACTCTACATTATTAAAGTTTTGAAGTATGACTGTTAAATGAGTTAGGCTACTTCTGGTTCTGATTTCATTGAAATTAAAATGATCAAGCTGACTTTTTAAGGCTGCAGGGTGTTTgattaataaatgaaataattgCACTAGGCTTTTGATTTTCCAGTGTAGACACAGAAAATTCAAAGAGTCAGAGAAAAATGCTTATAATATTCTATGAAGGCTTCTTGTGCTTTTAGCAGTCAAGTATGGTAGTCATTAGAATGAGAAGAATAGTAAAACATCCCACGTGTTATTCACGGATGAAAACTTTCCTGAAGAATGGGATTCTCTATTGGCTGATTCAATGGCAATAATTTGCTGCACGCAGATTTGTAGTCCTTTAGAGATTCATGGTTTGACTTTTTCTTGCAGGAACTTCAGAATTCTAGTGAAGAGCATGGCTGTATTGACTCTGATCAGAGCACTTCCGGTTATGATGAGAGCCTTCTTCATGATTCAGATATTGATAGCTGgtctgatgatgatgatgaggttTGTGATACTTGTCCTGTTCTTTCTTAGTTCTCTTTTTTGTCCATTTATATAGTGCCGTTGTTGTGTAATACTAGATTTTGAACCAATTGTGTGTGGGGTGACAATTTCCTTCAATCTGTTGGGTGCCATTGTCAACAACTTATGTGTTTTAGTTTTATAATGGACAAAAGAGTCTTGGTTCATATGATTAACATGGTATATCCAAAAGAATTTACTTCTATCTCATCTAAGCCATTCCAGTGAGCAGTGTTCATGATACATGTGTTTGGATATCGAGTAAGAATATTCAAAGTTCACCACAGTTACGCTTGATAGCCAACAATTTTTTCCCTGTTTTTCAATCTGTAGGGATTCCATCATCTGTAAAACTGGTCCAATAGCTTGTGAGTTGGATTGCACTTGTAAATGTATTGCTGGCCCTTCCTTGCATGAATTTTAGCTCAGATGCATAGGTAGCCCTCTAGTCTAAGTATATAGGATAAGTACTTGGAAGCTTTTTAAAACGGCAGAATGATTCTCTAGTTACAGCCATTTCCTCCTCAAAATCGATTTCTGCACTGCTCTTTTTATGCTATTTCTTGCTTGGAAGAAAGCTAATAAATGAGTAAAAAATGAGAAAGCTACTTGGGAAAAAATTTCAAAGCTTTCGACTAAAGTTTACAGTATATTGGACAGCACCACCAAAGCTACTAAGAAAGCTTCAAGAATGTAACTTTTAGGCCATGCTCTGGGTATCTTATGTATATAATTAAGAGAATTATCAAGAGAAAATTTTGCATCAATATATGGTTGGTGAACCATTCAATTGATTGGAAAATATATGATTACAGTATTATGCCTAAAATTGATTCAAATAAATGTAAGACATGACTTTGAGTTACACACATCAAAGTTATAGAACCAAGCCTCAGATCATaggatttcaaattttaagttGACAAAAATATAATCTCATTGTGTCATCTCTCAATGGAAGGATTTCCTGATTCGAATGTTATCTTTATTTCCCCCGTTTGATGTCTGTTATTAGTATGCCAGAGGTGATTATATAGTATGCTTATCATATCATTATGAAATTAAAATTATCCTTATATGTTTTCAAACTAATTCTTGGGTgagttattgtttcttttataaTGATTCCAGCAAATTAGAGtatgaataaaattttattctatATTTTTATATTCTCATATTTGGTTAACCAGCATCGGAATACATAACGAGCACCAAATGCAAGACCTTTTCTTTTGAGATTTCTGAACCACAATCCTCTGAAATGAAATTCACAATATAATAGACATTATAGTGCTCCAGAGAAGACAGTAGTTCAGGGTATACCTGAATGTAGTGTGATGTTTAAGATTGTTGTTCTTCTTTTCAAACGGTTTTGCTGGACATTTTTCCAGATTCTTCAAAGGCTTCCGGTTCATAAACCTACACATCATTGTCAGCCTTTCTAAAATTCTAGAAGTTATTCATCTTTATTTATAGCATTTtgtgtgaaaattttccaaggCTTTCAAGAGTATGATTACTATGTCTAATAAAAGAAAACCCTTGCAGGAAAATTCTGATGATTTGTCTGAGTCGGAGAAAAAATTGCAAACCTTACAAAAAATGGGATACTCTGTTGATGAGGCGACAGAAGCTATGCATAGATGTGGTGCATATACTAATACTTCTTTACTTTGTTTACTGTTTTGCTCATAATCATGTTGTGTTTATTTAGTTATGCTGATATTAGTAACTACGTGAGTTACAagaaaagatatatttgttGAGAATCTTTAAAGGTGCAACTCTGTATCTTGTTTACTGTAGGTTGTTAATTTTTGGAACTCTTGTTGGATGTGTAAAATAACCTTCTCTTTTTGTTCCTTTGCCTTGATGTTtttcttgcattgcatttggaagTGGGATTAGTCTGAGTTATCTCCCAATTCTAGTACAATGTTGGGTACTTTAGTTAAGAATGATTTTTCATGTTAATTTGTTATATTTCAGACTTGTGTTTTGACTTCCTTTTTCACTCTTTGTGGTCCTTTATGTTCTTCTTTTTGATAACCTGGCGGTCAAGCTTCGTATGAATAGTCAGTCTCTGATGCTACACCGTTAATCATCCTCTATAATAGTTTCTTTTTATTGATATAACTCATTGGCACAGTGGCTGAGATGTTAAGACATAATTAAAGACAGGACCTAACAACTTGTTTTTAGCAACATTATCTTTGACCCCATCAGGCTTCTAGCTTGTGCATGTCATAGATTTCATTTGCTGGTAAAATCTAGGCTGTCTATCTTAGCACCTTTATACTACTACTGCTTTCACTGCTCATATCAATTCTCTGTTCACACATTTCTAGCTGTAGCTGAATGAACCCTTTTTCTGTTTATGATTAATCACTGACAGTGCCTGATGTGCATTTTATATCCCTGCTCTGGTTGAAAAGTCTTGAGGATCTTTCAGATCAGTTTCTAATTTAACAattttgttttgggttttaATGGTTGAACTTTCCTAGTTTGTGAGTTATCTACTTATGTTTTGGTAGGAGCTAAACTTCTTCCTATTGGGTTGCTATCTAAGAGAAGAGATTTTTCGTACTAGTTTTAGAAATCCTTTCACTTTTACGGCCCTTTTTCTCTTGAAATAAAAGCTTCTCAGAAAAATATGTTATGCTGTTGCCACTTTGTAGAAACTTGAACTTTTAATCTTCAACATTGGCTTTATTCTAATATTATGTGGACTTTGGAGTATTTCAGTGTCTAAAGAATATATATCAAAGATGTTTAGAAATAATAATAGTTACTTGTTTCCTTTGCAGTTACAAATTTGTTTACCATTTGTATGGCTAAGATTTAGAGTATTTTGTAAAGCtaatttcttttctgttttagcATTTCAAATGACTTACCACCCATTTGGTTCAGATTAGAGAATGACAATGACAATCACTCTGAAATATTCCTTCAATAGCAATGAATTTATCAAGATTCCTTTTTGTAAAAACTTGTGCTTGGTATCTGTGATGGAATGAGAATCAATtctcatttttaattttttttaaccccttttgcttttttttttgtcctctttttcttttccttccactTCATCTCCTCTGTTTCTTTTTCATCCACTTCAAGCACTGCCACCCTCACTGATGGCCAAGCAAATAACCAATCTTCAACCCCCAAAGGGCCAAATTGCATATTAGAAAACTAGAAcaccaatttttctttcttgggtttccaaaacaaaTCTGCAAATATGGATCTTACTCTTAACAAATCAATTTTTTCACAACCAAAAATCCCAAACTCAACTATAAGCCAtgattaaaattttcaattttgattgaaaTAAACTCAAATTATCAAAATTGAAATACCCAAGAACAATTGTAAACCATCTGCCACTATGAATCAAGACCAAGAGAGAGAATAAAAGATGAAGCAATCatggagaaaagagagggatgAAATAGAATGGGAGGGGAGGAGATGGCAGAAAGATAGAGGTGAGGGAGAGAGTTTCTACAGATTAAAAGGATAGGTGGCGGGTAGGATGAGGCGGCAGCTGTGGAAGGTGGGAGGCGGCCATTGAAGGGAAACCTTGGGAGATGAGAAGAGGCATCAGTGGTGGGAGGTGGGAGGAGGTAGtatttccatgatttttctaattggaatttgcttttattttttagcTTCTTGTACAATGTCGGTAATGGGGATGACAGTGCCCAAATTACTAGGTAATGGGTTTTGGGAGTTGGAAGACCCAAAATTGGGTAATGGAGAATCCTATTGCGGTGTACCAAGCACAATGAAAGGGAATTATTGCCCGTCTATTCCCATTGAGTGGTAGGAAACCTCCCAACCAAATGGGTGGTTAATCTTTGATTAGAGTGAAAAAGGATTTTCTAATTGGCTtaactaataaaaattaatgACCTTCAGTTTACAGATTACAGCACATTGCACATGGCATGAATGTATGCAAACTCACTTTTAATTGAAATTGACCTCTAGAATAATTGATTTTGCATTTAGCTTTTAAAACATGAGGGTGACCAGCCTGTGCATGGATGTGAAAGTTTGCTTAGTCATCTTGAGGTGCAAATACTAAATCTAAATGTTAAATTGGAGTAATATAGAATATTCAGATGTGAGTTTTTGTTGTGTTTTTGGAAGGCAGGTGTTATCATGTTCTTTCAACTTCTGATCGGTTCATAAGAGACTATTTTGTTGCCAGAACAAAACTGGTTTTAACATTGGCCACTGCATGACATTTAGTGAAAGATCATATCACCAAACAATGCAAATGCAGTCCTGCATCTTAATCAGGGCCATATCTTTCTGAAATGATTTTACGTTAAATGAGACTATCCCTGAAAAGAAGTTACCGGTAGTTTCCTGTTATTCAGAAAACTGATTTTTCTGAACTTTGTATCATGTATTGGTTTAACAAGTGATACTTCTTTCAGAAAGGACACTTTTGGATCGAACATTTGCTttcatggctttatttattctTGAGGATTTAAGTGGATTAATTTGGGTAGATTGGATAGTGAGTCCTTTGCTAAAAGGTGATAACTTTCTGCTGGTGCCAATTGCTTCCTATGGGTGACAGATCTTATATCATGATTAAGAAATCGCTTATTCACTTGTATCCTTGCTgctgtattttattttattgtagACCTCTTTGTGAATTTCTACTTGACAATGCTATAGGTCCAGATGCCTCAATTGCTGTATTAACCGATTTCATTTGTGCGGCTCAAATAGCAAGGGCAGAAGCTCCAGACCTGCCTGCTGAGATTAAGGTTCTTCTTCCATCTCCAAGTGCTACTGTTCCAGTTATACTAATCTAATTTACACTGATGTTTTTGCCCTTTCACTTTCAGCACTCCCAAAAACTAATCTAATTCAAACTGATGCTTTTTCCATTTCACTTTCAAAGCCAAAGGCAAATTATACCTGCAGTCAAAATGGAAAATTGAAGAGGAGGCTGTATGCTGAGCTGGATAACAGGAAAAAGCAAAGGGGCATGGTAGGAGAAGATAGTGAGATGATTCGCCTACCAAAACCCATGGTAGGTTTTGGTCTACCTACAGATGATCAATCAAGTATTGTAAGAGAAAGAACTCTTCCAGAGCAAGCACTAGGCCCACCATACTTTTATTACGAGAATGTTGCACTCACTCCTAAGGGTGTATGGGATGAAATATCAAAGTGCTTGTATTATGTGGAGCCAGAATTTGTTGATTCGAAGTATTTTTGTGCTGCTGCAAGAAAAAGAGGATATGTCCATAACCTACCAATTCAAAAGAGATTCCCTCTTCGTCCACTTTTGCCCCTCAACATAGAAGAAACATTTCCCCTGACCAAGAGATGGTGGCCATCATGGGATTCACGAACATATTTAAACTGCTTGCAAACAGCAATTGGGAGTGCAAAGTTGCAGGATAGGATTCGCAAGGCTGTTGAAGCATATGATGGGGAGCCACCTGAGCATGTCAAGAAGTATGTAATTGATCAATGCAAGAAGTGGAATTTGCTGTGGGTAGGAAGAAACAAGGTTGCCCCCTTGGAACCTGATGAATTTGAGTTGCTGCTGGGTTTCCCCAGGAATCATACTAGAGGAGGTGGGATTAGTAGGACTGACAGATATAAATCACTTGGCAACTCATTTCAGGTGAGCATTACTTCCACCTGTCTTAAAAAACTCTGTTTCCTATGAATTGCTATGCCCAAACTGGAAAGTTTACTCCTAGCAATACTAGATCCTGAATTACTGGTAGATAATATTTCGCTAGTTTGCTTGCATATATAGCTTGATATTTTAGAGTTGATTTAGCGACTACAATGGTGATAATGAGAAGCTGTTTGCTATTTATGGCAGGTTAATACTGTGGCATACCATCTGTCTGTCCTGAAACCTTTGTTCCCTGACGGCATCAACATCTTATCGCTT carries:
- the LOC113708593 gene encoding DNA (cytosine-5)-methyltransferase DRM2-like: MESNASGDDFGDIDWNTEDELEISEIPISTSNLPTPGGVTIVCNGEESSSAHSSNSKLIQHFVGMGFPDKLVVKAIEEIGEGSSEGKILDTVLTYLELQNSSEEHGCIDSDQSTSGYDESLLHDSDIDSWSDDDDEENSDDLSESEKKLQTLQKMGYSVDEATEAMHRCGPDASIAVLTDFICAAQIARAEAPDLPAEIKPKANYTCSQNGKLKRRLYAELDNRKKQRGMVGEDSEMIRLPKPMVGFGLPTDDQSSIVRERTLPEQALGPPYFYYENVALTPKGVWDEISKCLYYVEPEFVDSKYFCAAARKRGYVHNLPIQKRFPLRPLLPLNIEETFPLTKRWWPSWDSRTYLNCLQTAIGSAKLQDRIRKAVEAYDGEPPEHVKKYVIDQCKKWNLLWVGRNKVAPLEPDEFELLLGFPRNHTRGGGISRTDRYKSLGNSFQVNTVAYHLSVLKPLFPDGINILSLFSGIGGAEVALHRLGIPLNNVVSVEKSEINRNIVRSWWEQTNQKGNLIDFDDVQTLDAYKIESLAGKIGGFDLVVGGSPCNNLAGSNRVSRDGLEGKESILFYEYVRILDTVKNIMSGRRFN